One Fusobacterium russii ATCC 25533 genomic region harbors:
- a CDS encoding ABC transporter ATP-binding protein, whose product MIKIEKLNFSYKKNDKNIFENLSIQFSKGFNVILGPNGAGKSTLMKAIFGLLDSDGDIFYGFEQISKMNIEEKIELMSYLPQMDLNSSQLTVLEMVLLGRLPSLKARISDEDLNIVMNTLISLNIDHLASNIFTNLSGGQKKLVFIAQTLVRYPKIILLDEPTNSLDLQKQLELCQLLKKISKERSIDLIAILHDINLAIRYADYIIIISEDGKIYSTGKPNEIINEKMLREVYGIVADISYDKEGKPIVIAKKSVRS is encoded by the coding sequence ATGATAAAAATAGAAAAACTCAATTTTTCTTATAAAAAAAATGATAAAAATATATTTGAAAATTTATCAATCCAATTTTCTAAAGGCTTCAATGTTATTTTAGGTCCAAATGGAGCTGGAAAATCAACATTGATGAAGGCTATTTTTGGTTTGCTGGACTCAGATGGAGATATTTTTTATGGTTTTGAACAAATATCAAAAATGAATATAGAGGAAAAAATTGAATTAATGTCATACTTACCTCAAATGGATTTAAATTCCTCGCAGCTTACAGTTTTAGAAATGGTTCTATTGGGAAGATTACCTAGTTTAAAAGCCAGAATTTCAGATGAAGATTTGAATATAGTTATGAATACTTTGATTTCTTTAAATATTGACCATTTAGCTTCCAATATTTTTACTAATTTAAGTGGCGGTCAGAAAAAATTAGTTTTTATTGCTCAAACTTTAGTCAGATATCCTAAAATAATCCTATTAGATGAACCTACAAATTCTTTAGATTTACAAAAACAATTGGAATTATGTCAACTATTAAAAAAAATTTCAAAAGAAAGAAGTATTGATTTAATAGCTATACTACATGATATTAATTTAGCAATCAGATATGCAGATTACATTATTATAATTTCAGAAGATGGTAAAATATATAGTACCGGGAAACCTAATGAAATAATTAATGAAAAAATGTTAAGAGAAGTTTATGGTATTGTAGCTGATATAAGTTATGATAAAGAAGGTAAACCAATTGTCATAGCAAAGAAATCTGTTAGATCATAG
- a CDS encoding FecCD family ABC transporter permease yields MKIENPRKLYNKIIRKKFIFIFLLLFFLIILLLFNISIGSSSIKLSEIIEAIFKNTGKGNSVMIIKQIRLPMALMAIAVGATLGIGGCEIQSILRNPIASPYTLGITSAASFGAAMGIVLNNSILNLPETFVITGNAFFFAFLVSFGIYIFSSHRQANKTSIILFGIALNFLFSSLTMILQYIADEDKLQSLIFWNFGSLLKTTWNKLYTVLIVLTICMIFLSKNLWKLTAMTLDDTKARSLGVDVIKVRKQTILLTSLLAAIAVSFVGTIGFVGLIAPHIARALVGEDQRFFLPLSAILGAFILSLAFLMSKIVIPGVILPIGLVTSVIGIPFFISIIFGKKE; encoded by the coding sequence ATGAAAATAGAGAATCCACGAAAGCTTTATAATAAAATAATCAGAAAAAAATTTATTTTTATTTTTTTGCTTTTGTTTTTTTTAATAATCTTACTTTTATTTAATATTTCTATCGGTTCTTCTTCAATAAAATTATCTGAAATTATAGAAGCTATATTTAAAAATACAGGAAAAGGGAATTCTGTTATGATAATAAAACAAATCAGACTCCCTATGGCCTTAATGGCAATAGCTGTGGGAGCAACGCTTGGTATAGGCGGTTGTGAAATACAAAGTATTTTACGAAATCCAATAGCTAGTCCGTATACATTAGGTATAACTTCAGCAGCTTCTTTTGGAGCTGCTATGGGAATTGTTTTAAATAATAGTATTTTAAACCTTCCTGAAACTTTTGTAATAACAGGAAATGCCTTTTTCTTTGCTTTTTTAGTTTCTTTTGGAATATATATTTTTTCATCTCATAGACAAGCAAATAAGACTTCTATTATTTTATTTGGTATAGCTTTAAATTTTCTTTTCAGTTCTCTGACAATGATACTACAATATATAGCAGATGAAGATAAATTACAAAGCTTAATATTTTGGAATTTTGGTAGTCTTTTAAAAACAACTTGGAATAAACTTTATACAGTTTTAATAGTCTTAACAATCTGTATGATATTTTTATCGAAAAATTTATGGAAATTGACTGCAATGACACTTGATGATACAAAAGCTAGAAGTTTAGGAGTAGATGTTATAAAAGTTAGAAAGCAAACTATCTTATTAACTTCACTTTTAGCTGCTATTGCTGTAAGTTTTGTTGGTACTATCGGTTTTGTTGGTTTAATTGCACCTCATATAGCAAGAGCCTTAGTTGGTGAAGATCAAAGATTTTTTTTACCATTGTCTGCTATATTGGGAGCTTTTATTCTTTCATTAGCTTTTTTAATGAGTAAAATAGTTATACCTGGAGTTATTTTACCCATAGGTTTAGTTACTTCAGTAATAGGAATACCATTTTTTATATCAATAATATTTGGAAAAAAGGAATAA